ACAAGATTCTATGCACAGCAAAATGAGAAACCAATCCAGCAACACTAGCTTCAATGAGCCTCATCAGGGGGACCCAGCACACTTGCTCTCCGAGAAGGACCACTTACCTCATGTGGACACACCGGTCTGGTGACGTTGAAGCTCTCCTCCACATCAGGCATCCCCACGTAGATGTTCAGGTACCTACATGCAGAGTTGGGCGGTGGACTGGTAAGATTGCTGATGCCCCAATAATCTCAACTCAAGCATGCCGGGAACTTACTTTAAATACCACATGGGATCAGCGTCACTGGTTATCTTTTCATTGGCTTTCATGATCTTCTTTATCTGGAATGGTTAAAAGGCAAGATGATGTTAAGTGGTACTGAAATGCAGTACTACTACATAAACAATTCACACCACTATATAAATTAATCACGATACCCTTACCTCTACATTAATGAAGTAGTTAAAAGAGTCAATGTGTTGTTTCACCAACCCTTTCACCTAAAAAACACAATCCATTTCACTTGAGATAATACAGAACATATCGAGATAGTACAGGCAAAATTATTATGAATACGGATTCCAGTTAAATGGCATTTAAAAGCCGATTAACTGGAAAATGATTTTATGCATCAAAAGCATCCCCGAGTTTCTATACAGCCTTGTGGGTTTGCAGCTCGTGTAGTAATCTGCATCCACCGCAGGAGGCCGTCATCATAAGCAGAACCAGTGAAGCAAACCAGAACTCCCAGCACCATCAGCACGATATTGTGCTTTTAACGGCCAATTCTGCCTTTGTACAGAGCAATTAAGGGATTTTCAGTCAGCCTATGACTGGTCAAAAATTACCTTCAAGAAGGCTGGCAAAAGTTTCCACTTTTCCTAAAAAAGAAAGAGATATGGTAAAACTGTAAGGTACTGGAGGCGAGGTATTACAGTACATTATATAGCGTTTTAACATCACATTTTCAGAATTCGTTTAGACCGAATGTGTGCCGCAGTTGACGGCAGATGGACCTCTCAAAGTCTCACCTCCACCGTATTAACCGGAGCGGCGAGCTGCTGCGGCGTCATAGCACCAAACTCCTCGCCAAGAACCTCCATAATTCCGCCTGTCACAAAAGCCCCAGAGACAGCGGTTAACTATCGCAATACCTCCACAATGAACATAAAACAATTGCTATACACGTGTAACCCAAACTGACGGGTGCTGCATAAATATTCCACCGTGCAGAAACGCACCGGAGGATTATATTTCCGGGGGACCAATACACTTCCGGTGCAGGGCGCAAGTGTCCCAAAGTCTTAACTTCATCTTTAGCGCTTAGCTTGTTCTCGTCGAAGCCTAGGTGCAATTCTACAGCACGTGGGCGTCGTTAGGTCCGATCTCTCGGGTCTATAACCCAAAGTATTTTAAGCCTTGACCcaagtattttagccccgatgccaatcTTTCTTCAAAAAAAGTCAAGTctcaggtaaacttgacttcgCTCctaatcttttcaatagctaaaAACTCCCCTGCTACAACACATTAGTATTTCtataaggccacttaaaattaataaattgttttacatgactcaaacttctaaaatattggtgagtaggggattttatatttttagcgaaaagacgatcggcaacagagatatactaaaactagaaaattaaactttaatttatcagtatctcaacattttaaactctcaacagttcaaacaattacaagaaaagagaacccttcaaaacaaatgcctagtctaagtgtttaatggtcttgccacagaatggccCAATAAAAGCGTCCAATTTTAACGGCCAATTCTGCCTTTGTACAGAGCAATTAAGGGATTTTCAGTCAGCTCTCAACAGtagcaaaacaacagcacttccattgtttcaaacaaTAGAAGTGCTGTTGTTTGACCTCAATGAGGGTCACTATTATTGGACCACCCTACAAGAGACCActtgctcacagtgcacaggatatcaggatttggcacattgacgatctctgacagtttttgaggtgaaaaaaacggattttttgaaaaatataaaatataaaaaaaatcgaggcggcaccaaaaaattgaggcgggcggccatgtaaaacaatttattaattttaagtggcctaaacGAAAGTATGAAACGAATCCTAATTTGATGCTATCAGTTTAGGACCATACACTGCCTGTAATTGTAATTATGAACTAATCTTTTTCTATTCTAATAGCACCACTAACACAGAGATGGATTTGGTTGTAATTTGTTGGTCTCCTATGTTGTTCAGTCAGATGTGAGGCTGCAGACATTGTGGTTGGTTTTACACAGGGGGGTTGATGGCTCTATAGGTTGTTGTGTTGCTTCTACGCTCCAGAGTATTTGCGTGGTTTCTCTGTATTCTTCTGTTTGCCTCTGGGTGCTGCAATTACCACCCACAGACCATAGACGAGAATTTCCAAATTAATGTTGACTCCAACTGTGCGTTCACATTTTCTCTATGTGACCGTGTGAATGTTTTTCCCGATTTGTCCTCCCTAGGGCCATAGACTTGTATTAAAATTGAGTGAATGGATATACATGAACACCCACACATGCCATGATTTGCACTACAGAGATTTCAAACCCTGACTTCACCTGctactttatttttatattatgtcCTCAGTCACGTAGTCCAATGTGAACCccaattgataaaaaaaaaaatacatcataaACCATCAtagtatttttatatataatgaaCAACAATTTTCATGATTTAGTCACATGCATTGCTTATCATACCATCAGCAATGTTTTGAAGATTATTCTCATATAAGTTGCAGTATGGTGGTTCCCACTGCTCTGTGACCTACAGTGACCAATTATAAAATGTGTAAACATGTTTGTTTTCAGTGATGGTGCCCCATGGAACCAATATGCATGAGGCTACTCAGACAACAGGAAGAGATGTAGTGAAAGCATCTTTCAAGTGTCATAACTGCTAAAGCAATTGCTTCGTTTCCAGGGTTTTAAACTCTTTAGATATCAAGCCCTCAAATGGATTCTGGTCTGATTAAACTCTATTATTGTATTTCGGTGAACTTTTGGTGATCAGATAGCAGGTGCTCCACTGGGTCAGAAAACAATCAGCTGAGTTAAACAATGAGCCTCCAAAACACTCAGTGTTCAGCTAAACGGTCCTACAAAGCCGTGTCCTGTTGGATAATATACTGCTGGCATAGGAGTTTTTAACCACTAAACTAGCTACTACTGCTGCAGAGATGATACAGATCCTCGTGTGTTTGAGCTCTCAGATCTGGAAATGAACAAAGGACACATTTTCAGGCTCATGATCAGGCAGATTCAGCTGCCCACTGGTGTTCCAGTAGAAACAATCTGACATGAGAAATGCAGCTCAAATAAAAATCCTGTCTCTGCGTGATTCAGAAAATGAGGGCCATTCATTCATCATTCCAAGGTGACACCAACCATCCATTTCTCAGCTGCTTGACCATTTAAATGCTTTCGGGAGTTTCTGGTGAAGAATGAAGCTGTAAGGATTCTTAATGTCCACCGTAGATTCTGGCTAAATAAATTaaccaaaaataaatgttttttgtttttttaaaggttGATCTGAGAACGAGAACATGTCAAATTGTTGCTTTTTGCAACAAGTTATTAGCAAGTCAAGGGAACATTTTCATACAATGTGCAAGTATATTATTCAAAATTGTGTGTGGTGGATGAAGCTAATTATGACCCCATTGCCCAGTCTATCATGTCCCAAAGACTGATCCTAGGCTCAATCTAATCCAGCCTACTCAGCAAATCAAATCACAATTCAGACCATCCAATCATGATTGCTAATAATGAAGtcaaaattaaaatatcaaCATGCAACATGCTTTTTACATTCTAAGAAAATTGAGACAAGTTTTTTTTGATGCTTGAAATCTTAGTATATTTTAATGACCAAATTGAATAGCGCAAAATCAAACCACTGCTGTAAAAAGTGCCATATAGGCAGAAGcacttgtatattaaaaaagaTTATACATTAGCAAAGGCATTAAAAATAGGGATATGATATCTGCTGGGCAGTAACAGACAACCACCTGGAACCAAAGTGACCAAGTGGACAGAAGAACATGTGACCATGGTCATGTAACAGACTAactatgactggttgaaaaccGTGGTCTGATCCTGGGACTggcccggggtggggggggggtctgcagtGGAGATATGCACTATAAATGTAAGAGAAGCATTAGGAAACATGGCACGGCACTGGGTATTTGCAATGAGGGTCAAACAGCAGGGAAGGGGGATCAGCTGTAGGAACAGACCCTGGGGTTCTGCACCCAGCCTCTGCCTATCGGTGTTGGTGGTTATTGCTGAGCAGTTTGGGGTAGGAGGTCCCAATGGCGTGCCCATGCCGACACACCACCAGCTCCAGCTGGTACTCATCCACATTTACGATGACACTGGTCTTTTTGTCATTGGACATGAGGAAGATGATGGTGTAGACCGCCACCTCAAACTCAGGGCTGACCCCAATGAAGGACGTGCCCAGAGGTTTCACCAGGTCTTTCCAGCTGAACTGCAGGTTTAGGACGTGGTCATCTTCATCTGGCTGCAGGGGTCAAATAATGGTTACCAAAAGTATTACTGCCTTATGGAGTACTTTCATAATCCTGCACTCAGTGGATCATACATAAGAGATCacatttttgacattttctcACTTATTCTAGATAAAAGGCCAGACACCTTCCTCACCGTGTTCTTGTTGCCTACAGCCTTGTAACCCTTgtagtccacatttttgagcTTTTCCTGCAGGTAGAACTGGACCCAGTTGTGAAAGCCTATGAGCTCCTTCGAATCTCTGGTCTCCCCTACAAACACGTGTTCAAACCCACAGGAGTCTTCTCTGTTTGGCACACATAAATGACAGGATGAGAAGTGAGCTATTTACCCAGTCACACACTGCAACTCATTTGCTGGATTTTACCACATACAGAAAGTTCACAGAGCCTTTCAAGTTGTCCACATCTTGCTATGTTTCAtactcattttaaaatggattttgtTTGTAATTAGTCTTAACATAGTAATCCATAATGACAAAGCAAAAACAGGTTTTGGGAgtattttgttaatttattaaaaattgaAATATCCCATTTACataagtattcagacccttaTAACACTTGCAATTGAGCTCCGGGGCATCCTACTTCTATCAATTGCCCTTGAGATGCTTCTATAACTTGACTGGAGTCCACTTGCGCCAAAGTGAATTCATTAGACAATCAGGAAAGACAGACACCTGCTTATATAAGGACTCAAAGTTGATTGAGTAGGTCAGAGTGAAAACCAAGCCATTTCCTCAGTTCCACCAACACTGCGGCAAGAAAGATCTGGGGATGGATACAAGAAAATTTCTGCAGCATTAAAAGGTGCCCAAGAGCACAGTAGCCTCCATGATCCTCGAATGGAAGAGATTTGGAACGACAGACAGTCTTAAAAAAGCATAACTATCAGTACAGCACTTCACCAATCAGGCCTTTATGGTAGAGTGGCCAGTTGGAAGCCATTCCTCACTAAAAGGCACTTGCGGACCCGCAGGTAGTTTGCCAAAAAGCACCTCAAAGACACTCAGACCAATACAGAGCAATTCTCACGGAAAACCCAAGCCCAGCCAAAGTCCAGACCTGAGCCCAATAGAGCATCTCTGGACCTGAAAATGGCTGTGCATCGACGCTCCCCATCAAACCTGGGTGAGCTTGAAAGATTCTGCCAAGAAGAATGGGAGAAACGTCTAAAAACGGTGAGCCATTCTCAAGAAGATGTGATGGTCATTGCTGTTAGAAGTGTTTTAACCAAGTACCAAGTGAAGAGTCTGCATACTTATCTAAAgggatatttcagtttttatttttaataagttAACAACACTCACAGCCTGATTTTGCTTTGTCATTGTGGAGCATTGGGTGTAGATTGATCATCAAAAAATAGAGTTCATTTTATGATGGGTCTAAAACATAACAGATTGTAGACAATTTGAAGGGGTCTGAAAAACTTTCCGCATGCTGGACCACGTAGGGCATCACCTACCCCCCGCTTCGTTCTCGGTGGTAGAGCCGAAACCAAATGTCAAAGAGCTGATTCTTGAAACTCTTCAAGTCCGATGGGGACTGGTGCTTGCTGACCAAGTATTCATGAGCACGCTGCAGGGGAATGAAAAGGTATCAGTTAGCATTATGTTAGCAATGTGTTGCATCACTGTTTGTACACTCAGTACAAAAAGTATCAGGAAACTGAgggtgtaggtttggtttcaacattgacAGGGACCAAATAAGCCCCgaaaccaccaccccccccacccccaaaacacacacggTACCCCTACAATATTGGCAGGACCATATCCCCACTGTCCATACAAAAATCTACACCATTGCAGGTGACAGTCATAAAGACCAAACATACTGAATACACCCATAAACTCCCAGAAATAATATATTTAGCTTCAAATGACGGGGGCTTTGTGGGTGGCACCACCGCCttacacctccagggttggggctttgcgtgccaccccctctgtgtgtgtggggcttGCAGGAGTTTCCCCCTACAGTATAAAACATGCAGTTGGGCTAATGGGGTAATTggagtctctaaattgcccctaGTGTGTGATTATGCATGTACAGGCAACCCTTGTACCCTGGAGTCTGATCAGAATAGGTACATGGATTGATTAAGTTTAAATTAGAGAGCTGGAGCTTCATAATGATGATCGCggccattttaaatgttttccctCATGTTATTCTTTGATTACGTTAGCGTATAAAAGATCTGGGATGAGAATTCCTTACTCTTGTCATTTAGGGTATATAGGTTGTTTCACTGGATAAGGAGCAGACTTTGCCTGGGAAAAGTTCCAGTTTGGTTTTGATCACCACCAGGAACAATGGCTGCTAAGTGGACCTTGTCATGCCTCAACCCTCAAACAACAAACGAGACGCAGGCAGACTCTCAGCATCTAAGGACATCACCTTCATGACACTGGTCTGCAAAATGGCATCCAGGAAGTTGCTGTCCTCAGCCAGCTCCTCTGCAGTGACTGTCTCTGGGGAACCTGTAGACATCTCATAGTTGTCCAACAGGTTCATGAAGCCTGAAAAGGGGTATTATTAGCTGACACAGCAGGAGCCTGCATGATACAACATGTTGCATATAACTTTCTTGGCTGCCTGAAGTGGTTAATCTTTCAGGCTGTCCAACCTCCAATCTGAGGAAGGGTGTAGTCTGCTTTCAACACTGGTAGGAGCAAATCAGCCCCAAAGTCTGCACCCAACTCAACACACACTCCCACCATATTGTTACGCCCCTACAATCCATAAACTAATCTACACTATTGAGTCCACATTACGGTTACACTGGCTTAAGGCAATCTTACTGTTGTAGGTTTTGATGCTCCTCAGCTTGGCCTCATTGACGAAGGAGAACAGAGGTAATTTAGCACTGTCCCTGGCATCATTGCTGCCCTGAGCCACGTAACCCGCCTTCCCCTGAAACGAGTGGCCAGATAGAACATGAAAGCATGTTTCCAACATTCATGCAGGGCGACAAAGGTTTAAACACAAAAGAAACTGTCAAATTCACGCAATATTAAAAAGACAACCAGTTACAACGTTTatgaaaaacaagaaacatttcTTAATTGCTTATCTCATCACTTAAATATTCGAATTAGCATTTGAAGTATTTTAATTAAGGACAACGATTTAACTGTACGCCACCCGTGACAGCGAAGAGGAAGGGCGGAGATGCTGAACCGGTTAAACGAGCCCAGTACCTGCAGACGCAGGCGGTAATCCCTCCCCGGTTTCAGTCGGTTAACATCCAGCTTCCACAGCTCATTCAGGAGATTTGATAGATCCTGGTTCACACCCTGACTGCAAGGTAAACAAGAAGTCTTTCAATTAgtgtgatttattattattattattattattaattctcCCTTTGAGTCGCAAATCTGGAAAACCACAAAAagataattattatttatttatttatttttaaatctccGGGAAAGTACGTTTGGCCAGCATACAGGCTGGGGGAGGAAACAAGTCAAGGAAGTTTCGTGGAAACGAAACTTATCGCTAGTACTAAGAAAACACGGTAATAATTGTGGTGAACGCCGTATTTCGGCCAATTCAACGCTTTTACCATTGAAATATATGGACCATCCTCCATGTTAAAAGTAATTTTGTGTTTTCGGTGCGCAATCAACAATTCAACTGCCATCTGTGTAGAAAACTTACCAAAGTTGGAAAATAACGAGAGGAACCCAAACTCCAACTTTTAATACCACGGATGCATAAGTACCATATAAGTACCGTTATACAATCCAGTCGCACATTGTGCAAAGCAGTAGAATAAACGCCTTAAGGGCGATTGTGCAACCGTGCAAACGGCGACATAATAAGAAAAAATGTGCCGTTACTACGACCTACCTGCGTGCCATGGTGCTATCGTACAGCGTCTGAAACCCTCCCTTCTCTAACGTTAAACCACGGCTCCAGCCAATAGGAGTCGCCCTGAGTTCCGCAACTGGCCGCACCCCACGGAAATCATACTGGGAGTGTGACACCCGAAGACGCCCAGTCTAGTCCTCTGCCGTATGATATCTACGTACAGTAGCTCCACAAACGCTAATGTTCGCGTGAACCAAGAGTCGGAACATTCTTTCAAGGCATCAAAGTTTCTCTTTGAAACAAATACATTGATATTATTTTCTGCTTTAATTATACAAATAAGCGTGTTTTAAGAGCCCTGTACATTTTATACCTAGCTTGACTAGGCAAGTTCAGTCTGGTTTAATTGTATGAACTCCGACTAGCCGCTTATGAGAAGAGGACGATTAGCAGTTACGTCACTGTTAAGTTGGTGACTTGATTACTTGAATGTTTCTAATGTTCCTTGCGCTCTAGCGGTTGTTTGCATCTACTGGTTCCCAAAGTTCCCACCACGTCTGGCGAGGCCAATTTTATGTTTGCTGCTCCGGCTACGTGGAATATGCTCCAGAAGACTCTAAGATTTCGAACACCTGTCaccttgttttattttatgcttTGTTGTCTCTTTTGTGTTCATGATTTCATTTATGCGATTACGCAGCCATTTTCTCTAGGGCCCTTTTGTTAAAGATCTTGATCTCAAAAGGTCCTCGTGTAAATAAAGGCAAATAAATTACAGAAATCAAATATTTTCATTATGATGAGTCAACAAAGAAAAGTTACTTACCCTATTTTTGGTTTTAGAATGTACTGAGGAATAGCTTCATGGATGAGATTTGTAGGTAAAATATACACTTGTAGTTACATAATACCTAGCAACTACTAAATATACCAGTAAAATCACATATTACCTTGAATTACTGTAGGTGAGCAAGATTGACTAAACATTATTTTATCCTCTAGTTTAACTTACTTGATTCTCCTCATGAAAACATCCTTGGTCCATTTGAGGAGGGCAAAGGTTTAGCCGTAACAGAATGACAGTGATGGGCTCAGTGACTGGCCTCTCTGGCCTACACCACACAGACCCCTGAGCCTCTGGACACGCCTTGTCCTCCAGAATAACATCACGATGGcggcccaccccccccccccccggagatGGTGCCAACCAGCCAGGTCCAGGTCACATCGTACTAGGCAAAGCAAGCAGGCTGCACTTATAAACACACGGAAAGGGCCCAATGATCAGGCAGCGTAGCAGTTAAAGGGAATGGATGCAGAGCCAGAAGAGGGCAGAATGCCAGTCAGTACTCCAGGTATACAAATGGATTAGCTTGTAATGCTGGTCTGTACAAGGGTGACtcagtaggtggcgctgttgATCTACTCTGGGGTTGGAATGTCGTGAGAACTTtctctcacagtccaaagacatgcagttaggctacaCTGGCATCTTTAAATTATCAAGAATATGACAGTGTGTCTGTTTATGTGCCAGGTAAAGGACtgggcatcccattcagggtgacACCAGTCTCTATGTTACCTGTGATagaggctccaggcccccgGCTACCATGATTAGGATAAAGTGATTAGAAGTTGGTTGGTCTGTACAAATGCATCGGCTAAATACCACAACCCATTATGCCCAAACCCTGGTGGTGGTTACATCTGTCAACCTGTCATGCATCTGCTCAAGATCACTCACTATTGAGAGAAACAGTCAGCTATTGTTGTGAAAGCTGTGCTTAAACACCACTGAAATGAGGGGGGAGAACAAATCAAACATTTATGGCAGGTTCTGTCATTCATGGTAAAGAAGAAAACTAACTAAACACGTGATTAATTATGTGGGAAGGACTGTATCTCACTAAGGTTATGAAGGTCGATTCCTTTAAGGTCATAGACAGCTTGGGCAAAACAGCTTGCTTATGCGTACGAGCGCACAATTCCCAAGGTAAAGCATAGAAAACGTTTCCCCAGGCAGGATTCCACAATTCTCGAGCTTTATGGAAACAGCTGTCGCGTTTGTGTTGCTGCGCCGGTCCAAAGCACAACAAGCAACAGAAATCAATCGAGCCATTGCGCGAATGGCCCGAAAAAAAACATGTACTTCCTGGCGAACGCCTTGTCTCCATGGAAACCGGCGCAGTACTCAGGGGCCCGCCGGCGGCTCGTGTCTCAAATGAGATGTCATTTCCAGGAAGCGGCTTGCGGGGGCTACCTGTCAGCGCGAGCACAGTGCCAgacactggggaggggggtggcgaTCCTGCCTGCGCCCTACGCCGAAGAATTGATATTCATTCACTTTACACGCTGCAAGGACTGTTAGCAGAGATTGGAAAATAGAAGTCCACGTTGTTTTACCGTCCCAGAAGAAAGCCGATTTAGCAAAGTGCACCATTTAACAGGCGGGCCAGATCTAAACTGCTCAGTTTGGGGGGACAATTAGATTCTGTGACTTATGTAAGGTGCTTTGGATAGAAATGTCTGCTAACCAAACATAAACTTAACATAAACATAAGCTTATCTACTTGCATATTAAAGGTAAATTTGGAACTGAAGTTCATGAActgatatataagaacataagagcaGGACATGTAACGTGAACAGTAATATAGTGGAAGGAGGCTCCTTAGAGAAAAAGCATTAAAAGATAATTACCAAACCATAAACAAACTGACTGCAGACAGGTGGAAGCGACCTGCACCGTGTTGGTGCGAAGTGagcagggaaggtgtaacatcactgcTTGAACCGCCCGCAGTAGCAGCCCACTTGGTTCGAAGGCACCGGCCCCGAAGTTTGGGGAAGCTATTCAAGCAAAGAGCAGCTGCAACTGAACTGCTAGTAGCAAGCTTTGATTTGGGAACCAAAAACTGGTGCATGTTCTTTATGGTTGTGTATGACTGATTTAAGCTATTTATAGCATATAATCTATCTAACAAGCTAACTTAATTTATACTCAGCGCTAGTAGTAAAACTGTTacctacatgtaaatgcgtgtacatgtgtgtgcagactcgATCGTCTCGATTTTAAAatctccagccagctgaccaaagttggcaaccctgcgcTGATATCAACGTTAGCAAActgtaaatattaaatacagtaaAGTACTCGTATCCGTGGGGAATACGCTCCAAGACCTACTCTGAAACTGTGGATAGTACCGAACACTATAAATTACTCGTTTTTCGTGTATTTACATATCTATGATAGAGTTTAATTTGTGTATTAGACTGAGACCGCGGTTACCAAATCAGCTGATACGGGGGTTCCGCTGTACTGTTCCAGTGAGCTTCCTAGCCAACAGTAatgttagctagctagctaactatCTAAAAGTTAGCTAAACCACTACTAACAAAGATCATTATTCAACACAGCATTACAGCAAACTATAGCAACAAAAGATACATTAACAAAAAGGAGCTTTAATAAGAATAAAGCAACATTCCTTCACTTTCACAAGCGACTACAAAAGAAAAATATCTGATGGGCCGAATGAAATAAACATGATTCGCAGATTCAGATGGTCCGGGCTAAAGCTGACCAATTGGATGGGTAAAGCACAAATTTGGGTGGGCATTGCTCAGCCCCGCCCGATCCGGCCGTACTGTTTAATCCTATTGGAAAGAATGATTTGTCAGAATCCCTCCCTGATCTAGCGCGCAATTGACCTCGGTACTCCGAAAATGCAGAGTATAAACTCGTGGATCTATATGAACCAGATATCAGAACCAGCATCCACCGAGAATAAAAAAGATTCTGAAGGCAGAATCCATGTAAGTACTGATATCTTGGAAGTTGTATTCTTTGCCGTGTATGGTGGTAGAAAGGaacatttagcattttttctAGGTGGATGTCTGTACTCTAATTCAGATTTCTAAAGCCACTATTATAACGACCTGGACTCATACAGGAGCATAAAGGTTAAAATCATTAGAATTCATTATTAAGGTCTGTGACAGAACACCTCAACCTGCCCATCCATCATGCCAGATTTTCTGCTCCCTGGCCTCTGAGACCAATAGTCCGACCAGGACTATGgccaggatttaaaaaatacCAAAGTCAAACGTGTTAGCCCTTCCTAGGTGCCCCGTAATGGATCATGGTTATTGGAGCTGCAGAAAAAATACTGACCACTTGACCTTGGTGTCCTCAATAGTAGGTACTGGCACGGTCCCAACACTGCTGGAAACAAGGAACCAGGGGGCCGCTGACTGGATGGACAGCTTCCAGGATGAGGTGAAGCAGAAGGCAGATTCATTCGCAGAGGACTGGAGAACCAGGAACCTGAAGCGGCAAGACCACTAAACCCAAgacacacaaccccccccctcccaagacAGGACAACTGGCTAACCAGAAGCCCCAATGCAAAATGCCAGTTGACAAGGACCAAGAACCATAAGCCATGAACACCACCAAACCAGTACCtgctggctaactgacaggcaCAAAGGAAACGGAACTACACATGTAGTTGCTATGTCGCTGAGGATAACTTGTTCTACAAGGGTCTGCGCATGATGTAATCCTCGTCTCTCCCCGGTCTCTTGACTGACATCAGACAGCCATGGCGCTAAGCAGTCAGACTTTGCTTTGGATAATGGAAAGATCTCCAATCTGTCTGGTAGTTAGACGGGGCTTGCTTCGTTTTTTTGTCCGCTAG
This window of the Paramormyrops kingsleyae isolate MSU_618 chromosome 1, PKINGS_0.4, whole genome shotgun sequence genome carries:
- the LOC111842426 gene encoding uridylate-specific endoribonuclease C-like codes for the protein MARSQGVNQDLSNLLNELWKLDVNRLKPGRDYRLRLQGKAGYVAQGSNDARDSAKLPLFSFVNEAKLRSIKTYNSFMNLLDNYEMSTGSPETVTAEELAEDSNFLDAILQTSVMKRAHEYLVSKHQSPSDLKSFKNQLFDIWFRLYHRERSGGEDSCGFEHVFVGETRDSKELIGFHNWVQFYLQEKLKNVDYKGYKAVGNKNTPDEDDHVLNLQFSWKDLVKPLGTSFIGVSPEFEVAVYTIIFLMSNDKKTSVIVNVDEYQLELVVCRHGHAIGTSYPKLLSNNHQHR